The Heterodontus francisci isolate sHetFra1 unplaced genomic scaffold, sHetFra1.hap1 HAP1_SCAFFOLD_1030, whole genome shotgun sequence genome includes a window with the following:
- the LOC137367010 gene encoding trafficking regulator of GLUT4 1-like, giving the protein MAVNPESQVAEVVTPQPCNVSSETGTVSEMGTEKVEPVSEKQQLNGNGLVEAVKTSSLQDLAYNLHKQSPRKAVRASSISHLPHSGYGSSRTSLHRQPSIQTVAGSERDKPRDYIILAIVSCFCPIWPINIVAFVYSVMSRNSFQNGDVDGARRLGRVAKLLSVVAIIGDW; this is encoded by the exons ATGGCTGTGAACCCGGAAAGTCAGGTGGCAGAGGTTGTGACCCCTCAGCCGTGTAATGTTTCTTCGGAGACGGGGACAGTGTCCGAGATGGGGACTGAGAAGGTGGAGCCAGTGTCTGAGAAACAGCAGCTGAACGGGAATGGCTTGGTGGAAGCAGTGAAGACGTCCTCCCTACAGGACCTAGCGTACAACCTACACAAACAGAGCCCCAGGAAGGCAGTCCGAGCCAGCTCCatctctcacctcccccactctggCTACGGCTCCTCGCGAACCAGCCTCCACCGCCAACCGTCCATCCAGACCGTGGCGGGTTCGGAGCGGGACAAACCCCGGGACTACATCATCCTGGCCATTGTCTCCTGTTTCTGCCCAATCTGGCCCATTAATATCGTGGCCTTTGTTTACTCTGTGATG TCTAGAAACAGTTTCCAGAATGGTGATGTGGATGGAGCTCGTAGGCTGGGTCGAGTTGCAAAGTTGCTGAGTGTGGTCGCTATCATCGgggactggtga
- the LOC137367015 gene encoding major vault protein-like: MQATVIRPQPGDSAEGTEGDEGQEGRDRVTGEEWLVKKVGAHLPGVYEEVVDIVNAYVLTDKNALHLRAVQTFRDVKDRVRKTGEEWLITMNDSEAYIPNVNEEVIGVINITTLSSRQYCVILNPWGPMANHSSDRRRWRRVKSPSFSNRERSWKTNSGCLCLVGGAGLVLKATEAFIDKDEVSVPFCLPVYSL, from the exons ATGCAGGCCACGGTTATCCGCCCACAACCAGGCGATTCGGCTGAGGGCACGGAAGGAGACGAAGGACAGGAGGGCCGAGATCGAGTGACTG GCGAGGAGTGGCTGGTTAAGAAGGTGGGAGCCCATCTCCCTGGCGTCTATGAGGAGGTGGTGGATATCGTTAATGCCTATGTGCTGACTGACAAG AACGCTCTTCACCTCCGCGCGGTGCAGACCTTCCGAGATGTTAAGGACCGGGTCAGGAAGACTGGTGAAGAATGGTTAATCACCATGAATGACAGTGAAGCCTACATCCCGAACGTCAATGAGGAGGTAATCGGAGTGATCAACATCACCACACTCAGCAGCCGTCAGTACTGTGTCATCCTCAACCCGTGGGGGCCAATGGCAAACCACAGCTCGGACAGAAGAAGGTGGAGAAG GGTGAAAAGTCCTTCTTTCTCCAACCGGGAGAGGAGCTGGAAGACGAATTCAGGATGTCTTTGTCTTGTCGGAGGAGCAGGGCTGGTTCTCAAAGCCACCGAGGCTTTTATTGACAAGGATGAGGTGAGT GTGCCATTTTGCCTTCCTGTTTATTCGCTTTGA